Part of the Jatrophihabitans sp. GAS493 genome, CTCGGCGTCGGCGAAGACATGTAGCCAGACCTCGACCCGCAGCTGGACGTTGGCGAAGAGGTGGTAGGAGACGTAGGCCCCGGCGGCGAAGAGCAGCACACCGATGATGACCCAGCTGACCCGCTCGGTGGCGACGTAGAGCAGCACCACGAAGAGTCCGAAGAACATGAGGGATGTGCCCAGGTCGTGCCCGCGGACGAGCACGGCGATACAGATCAGCCAGGCCAGCAGCAGCGGGCCGAAGTCGCGCCCCCGCGGCAGTTCGAGGCCGAGGAAGCGCCGCCCGGCCAGAGAGAGGACATCCCGTTTGGCGACGAGATAGGCGGCGGCGAAGATCGTCAGCAGGATCTTCGACAACTCACCCGGTTGAATCGAGAATCCGGCCAGCCGGATCCAGATGCGAGCCCCGTTGACCTCGCTGAATCGCGCCGGCAGGACCGCCGGGAGGGCGAGGAAGAAGAGCCCGATGAGGGCCAAGGTGTAGGCGTAACGCTGCAGGATGCGGTGATCACGAACGATGATCAGGATCGCCGTGAAGCAGATCAACGCGATCACCGTCCAGAGCACCTGACTCGGAGCGGCGGCGCCGTCGAAGCTGCGCCCGAGCTCGCGGGCCTGCTGCTCCAGTCCCAGATCGAGGCGGCGGATCATCACCAGCCCGAGGCCGTTGAGCAACACCGCACAGGGAAGTAGCAGTGGGTCGGCGTAGAGCGCGTAGCGGCGCACCACCAGATGGGCCAGCAGAGCCAGACCCAGCGGCACGAGCCCGTAGCTGAGCAGGTGCGAATTGACGTGGCCCTCGTTGGTCGCCTCGACGACGGCCTCGGCGGCGAGCACGACGCCGACGGCGAAGATGAGCATGACCAGCTCGACGTTGCGCCGGTTCGGCGGCTTCGGCGGCTTCTCGGCCGGGCGGGCCGGCGCGACGGCTACGGACGACATGGCGTCTTGCCCGGCTCGGAGGTGGACCCGGAATCGGTCGCGCCGGCGTCGGTGGGCGCTGAGGTGGCGACCGAGGTGGCGACCGGGGTAGGCAGTGGCGTCACCACCGGGGTGGGCACGACTGGACGCGTGCCAGCGCCGGAGGGGATCGGTGAGGGCGTCGGAAGCGGTGAGGGCGTCGGCGCTATCGACGAGCAGAGCGGCAGCAGGTTGTCCAGCAGATTCGCCTTGATCTGCTCAGCCTCCGACAGCGAGTGGGCCGTGATTCCGGAGGCCACCTGGTTGCGGCTGGCCAGATTCAGGTCGGACATCTTGATGTCGGTGTTCTGCGCGACGTTGTAGAACTTGACCGGGCCGAACGCGGTGTTCACCCCGCGAAAGATGGCCACTTCGCTGCCGTCCTGGCCGACGAAGTACTGCGACTGGGTCCAGCCGTAGAAGGCGAAGAGCGCCCCGAAGAGGACGACCAGTGTGGCGATCGGCACTGCGGCCCGGCGCAGCATCCGCCAGTGCTTGGGCTTGCTCGCGGGGGCTGGGGCGGCCGGCCCCTGGGTCATCTGGGCCGCCCGTTCAGCCGGGCTGGAGGCGCTCTGGTCGCGGGCCGGCTTATTCGGGAAGTCGATGAATGCCCCGGCAATCACTGGCATATCGTCGCCGGAGTAGTCGGAGTCGATGACGTCGGCCACGATGCAGGTGATGTTGTCCGGCCCACCGCCGCGCAGCGCGAGATCCACCAGATGATCAGCACATTCCTGGGGATCACCTTCGCGCAGCGCCTCCAGGATGGTGGCGGAGGTGACCACGTCACTGAGCCCGTCGGTGCAGAGCAGGTAACGATCGCCGGCCCGGGCCTCGCGGATTGAGACGTCGGGGTCGACCTCGGTGCCCATCAGCGCCCGCAGAATCACTGATTTTCTCGGATGATGCTGGGCCTCCTCGGCAGTGAGGCGGCCGGAGTCGACCAGCGACTGGACGTAGGTGTCATCGTGGGTGATCTGCGACAGCTGCCCGCCGCGCAGCAGGTAGGCCCGCGAATCACCCACGTGCACCAGGCCGACCTGCGCGCCGGTGAAACGCAGCGCGGTCAGCGTGGTGCCCATACCGTCGAGCTCGGAGTCGTTGGTGACCGCGTCGGCGATGCGGTTGTTGGCGTCGTTGACGGAGCGTCGCAGTGCGGCCAGCATGTCGCCGAGCGGGCGGTCTTCGTCGAGGCGCTCCAAGGCACCGATGACGATCTTGCTCGCCACCTCACCCGCCGCGTGTCCCCCCATGCCGTCGGCGATGGCCAGCAACCGAGGGCCGGCGTAGACGGAATCCTCATTGTTTCCGCGGACCAACCCCGGATCGGAGCGCACCGCAAAGCGCAGGGCCAGACTCATGAGAGGACGCCACTGCTCTTCGCGCAAGCGCTCATCGGGTACTCAGATACCACTCGCTGCGCTCGGGCACCTTCGCGACCCGATCCGGCTCCGCCGACGGTGACACTGCTCTTCGCGCAAGCGCTCATCATCGCAGCTCGAGAACTGTCTTGCCGATGCGCACCGGCACCCCGACCTCGATCGGGCTGGGCGCCTCGATCCGGCGGGCACCGAGGTAGGTGCCGTTGGTGGAGCCCAGATCCTCAACGAACCAGACGCCGTCCTGCTGG contains:
- a CDS encoding FtsW/RodA/SpoVE family cell cycle protein, with the protein product MSSVAVAPARPAEKPPKPPNRRNVELVMLIFAVGVVLAAEAVVEATNEGHVNSHLLSYGLVPLGLALLAHLVVRRYALYADPLLLPCAVLLNGLGLVMIRRLDLGLEQQARELGRSFDGAAAPSQVLWTVIALICFTAILIIVRDHRILQRYAYTLALIGLFFLALPAVLPARFSEVNGARIWIRLAGFSIQPGELSKILLTIFAAAYLVAKRDVLSLAGRRFLGLELPRGRDFGPLLLAWLICIAVLVRGHDLGTSLMFFGLFVVLLYVATERVSWVIIGVLLFAAGAYVSYHLFANVQLRVEVWLHVFADAEDAGYQVSQSLFGLGTGGLFGAGLGGGHPEIVPLPATDFIISSFGEELGLFGLVALLLVYMLFIARGFAAALAVRDSFGKLLATGLAFSVALQLFVVVAGVSRLLPETGLTTPFLSYGGSSLVTNWVLLALLLRISDSARRPAGSLPLPPPPSSPAGPPTTSIPVVVDA
- a CDS encoding PP2C family serine/threonine-protein phosphatase, which gives rise to MSLALRFAVRSDPGLVRGNNEDSVYAGPRLLAIADGMGGHAAGEVASKIVIGALERLDEDRPLGDMLAALRRSVNDANNRIADAVTNDSELDGMGTTLTALRFTGAQVGLVHVGDSRAYLLRGGQLSQITHDDTYVQSLVDSGRLTAEEAQHHPRKSVILRALMGTEVDPDVSIREARAGDRYLLCTDGLSDVVTSATILEALREGDPQECADHLVDLALRGGGPDNITCIVADVIDSDYSGDDMPVIAGAFIDFPNKPARDQSASSPAERAAQMTQGPAAPAPASKPKHWRMLRRAAVPIATLVVLFGALFAFYGWTQSQYFVGQDGSEVAIFRGVNTAFGPVKFYNVAQNTDIKMSDLNLASRNQVASGITAHSLSEAEQIKANLLDNLLPLCSSIAPTPSPLPTPSPIPSGAGTRPVVPTPVVTPLPTPVATSVATSAPTDAGATDSGSTSEPGKTPCRP